Genomic window (Dictyoglomus thermophilum H-6-12):
ATCTCCTCTTTAAAAAAATATTTTGAGGATGTTCCAAGGATATGGGATAGGATAATTGGTTTTGTAATAATGCTTGGTATAGGTTTTAATTATGAAAAAGTGTTTGAGTATGACAGGATTAAGGTGAGAAAAATTTTAGAGGAGGTAAAGAAAGAGAATCTTTTTGTTGAAGGTCACTCTACTGACTATCAGACAAAACGTGCATTGAGAGATATGGTAGAGGATGGAGTAAGAATTCTTAAGGTTGGTCCTGCTTTAACAGCAAGTTTTAGAAGGGGAGTATTTTTATTAAGTAGCATTGAGGATGAGCTTATATCGGAAGATAAAAGGTCTAATATTAAGAAAGTTGTGCTTGAGACTATGTTAAAAGATGATAAATATTGGAGAAAGTATTATAAGGATTCAGAAAGATTAGAATTAGATATTTGGTACAACTTACTTGATAGGATTAGATATTATTGGGAATATAAAGAGATAAAAATAGCTTTAAATAGGCTTTTTGAAAATTTTTCGGAAGGGGTTGATATTAGATACATCTATCAATATTTTTATGATTCGTATTTTAAAGTAAGAGAAGGAAAAATAAGAAATGATCCAAGGGAGCTAATAAAGAATGAAATAAAGAAGGTCTTGGAGGACTATCACTATGCTGTAAACTTATAAAATTTTATTTAATAGTATTTTCCCATTTTTCTAATATGTTTTTATCAACCACACCTTCCATGGGACCTCTCTTGGTTACACTGAGAGCTCCTATTATATTTGCTCTTTTTAATGCTCTTTCAATATCATAACCTTGTAAAATACTAGTTACAAATCCGGCATCAAAGCAATCTCCTGCTCCGGTTGGATCAACCTCTTCTACCTTAATGGGATCAACTTTATATACTTTACCTTTGTAATATGCTTCTGCCCCATGTTTTCCTTTGATAGTCCAAGCTCTACTCTTATATTTGGATCAAAGCTTATTAATTTACCATACTCATAAGATAGAGCTACAGCTTTTTCTATTGCTTCTCTTACATTATCCTTTATGGCAAGAGAGCATCCCATCACATGTAAAGCTTTTATGT
Coding sequences:
- a CDS encoding class II D-tagatose-bisphosphate aldolase non-catalytic subunit; this encodes MWLSKDYLRKKGVYSICSSNPYVIEASVEFAKEKNDYILIEATPHQINQFGGYSGMTPEDFKNFVMGIIKEKGIEEDRVILGGDHLGPLPWQDEPSSSAMKKAKDLIRAFVESGYKKIHLDCSMSLSDDPVVLSPEKIAERERELLEVAEETARKYNFQPVYVVGTDVPVAGGGEEEGITSVEDFRVAISSLKKYFEDVPRIWDRIIGFVIMLGIGFNYEKVFEYDRIKVRKILEEVKKENLFVEGHSTDYQTKRALRDMVEDGVRILKVGPALTASFRRGVFLLSSIEDELISEDKRSNIKKVVLETMLKDDKYWRKYYKDSERLELDIWYNLLDRIRYYWEYKEIKIALNRLFENFSEGVDIRYIYQYFYDSYFKVREGKIRNDPRELIKNEIKKVLEDYHYAVNL
- a CDS encoding carbohydrate kinase family protein; its protein translation is MKGKHGAEAYYKGKVYKVDPIKVEEVDPTGAGDCFDAGFVTSILQGYDIERALKRANIIGALSVTKRGPMEGVVDKNILEKWENTIK